The genomic stretch GGAGGAGGGCGAGAAGGGGAAGGGACTTCATCAATCGAGCTGGTTGATCCGGTCGGGCCGGTCTTCCTCGGGCTCGTGCCAGGAGTGGTCGGCCTCGCCGGGGCGGCCGGGGGTGTTGCCGAAGAAGTGGGCGTTGAGGCGGCGGATGGGGGAGGGGGCGGTCTTGCCCTGCCAGGGGTCGAGGACGAAGCAGTAGATTTCCTTCCGGAGGTCGGGGAAGAGGAGGTCGACGCCGGTCGGGGCGGTGGCGGAGGGGGCGAGGCTCCAGTCGACGAAGGCGGAGAGGGTCCCCTCGGCGACGGCGACGGGGTTCTCGGCGAGGCGCTCGATCGCCTTGACGTAGGCGGCGCGGCCGAGGCCCCGGGTCAGGAGGGGGCCGGTGATCCCCATCTCGGCGAGGAAGTCCCGCGCCGATTGCTTCGTCGAGAGGAGGATGGTCTGGGCGATCTTCTTCGGGGCGAGCTCGACGGAGAAGAGCTCGTGGTCGAAGTCCTGCTGCCGCCAGAACTCGAGGTCGGTGAAGGTCTTTTGGAGGAGGGTCTTGCGGAGGAGCTTCGCGATCCACTCGATCCCCTCGCGGGAGGGGTCGAAGTCGGCGAGGTAGATCGGGATGAGGCGGCGGTGGTCGCGGGAGAACTTCGCCCGCTCCAGCCGCTGCCGGTAGCGGATCTGGAAGCGGGAGTGGAGGAGGAGGGGCTGGGGGGACTCGTACCAGAGGACCTGCCAGACGGCGCTCCAGTCGAGCTCGCCGATCTCCTCCCAGTGGTTGGTCTCGGCGGCGGCGAAGAACCGCTCGGCGAGGGCGGCGCGGTCGGCGGCGGGGAGGGGCTCCGGGAGGGTGATCGAGCCGACGTCGCGGAGGAGGGCGGTCCCGGCCTGGACGGTGCGGGGCGTGCCGAGGGAGAAACGCTGGCGCTGGAGGTTCTTCGTCTGGAAGGCGATCCGCTCCCGGAGGGTGCCGGGGAGGTTGCGGGGGATCGAATCGGGCAAGGCGCTGCCCGTCTTGCTTTTCTCCGGCTCCTGGGGCTGGGGCGTCGCCTTGGGACTCATGATCGGAGTGGAATCAGGGGTTGCCCGTGGCGCCGTTGCCGGAGGGGAGGGACGCGGTGGTGGCGCTCCCGTTGCCGGTCTCGATCGCGCCCTGGGGCGGGAGGGGCGGGGCGGCGGGCCCGCTCCCGCCGGGGCTGCCGGGATTGGCGCTGCCGCCGGTGCCGCCGGAGGCGGACGGGGCGGCGGGGGAGCCGGGGAGGGAGATGGGGGGCATGGCGAAGAACTTCGGCGCGGCGAGGACGAAGCGGATGTCGATGCGGCGATTGAGCTTGCGGCCGTCCTCGGCGTTGTTGTCGCCGATGGGGCGGTATTCGCCGTAGCCGCTGATGCCGAGGAGCGATTGGTCGTGGCTGCTGAGGAGCTTCCCGAGGTCGGGCTCGGTGGCGATGATGGTGCGGTAGGTGGTGAGGGCGCGGGCGGTGGAGAGGTACCAGTTGTCGGGGAACTCCGGGGTGTGGATCGGCTGGTTGTCGGTGTGGCCCTCGATGTAGATCGAGTCGAGGCGGGAGGTGACGGGGGAGTTCTGGAGGATGGTCTTGATGATCGTCGAGACCTGCCGGATGACGTCCTCGCCCTTCGGCTTCAGGACGGCCTGGCCGACGTCGAAGAGGAGCTCGTTCGGGAGGTGGAGGACGCCCCGCTCCTCGTCGACCTGGATGACGATGTTCTTCTTGGCGGCCTCGGACTGGATCTTGCGGAGGAGCTCGGCGCGGATGCGGTCGGAGTTCGTGAGGATATCCTGGGCGGTGCGGAGCTGCCGGATGCTCTCCTGCGAGGCGGCGAGCTTCTCCTGGATCGCGGTGAGCTGCTGCTGCGCCGTGGTGATCTGGCCCTGGGCGATGACGATCTGCTGCTGGGCGAGGAGGTTCTCCTGGCGGGTCTTCTCGAGCTTGGCGACCTCCTCCTGGAGGGCGACCTGCTTCGCGTTCAGGGTCTCGTTGATTCCCTTGAGGTCGCTGTTCTGGAGCTGGAAGACGCTCATCCGCAGGGCGAAGAACGTGAAGAGGATGAGGAAGATGAAGAGGAGCCCGACCATGAGGTCGCTCAACGAGATGAAGTAGTTCTCCTCCTCGGCGTCGAGGTGGGAGGGACGGATCCTCTGGTTGAAGCGGGACTGCATGATCGTGGGCTGAAGGGGGCCTCAGCGATGCCTCGGTTAGCGGTGCTTGGCCGCCTCGATCTTTTCCAGCGTGGAGTTGAGTTCGACGATGGAGGCACCGAGGGCCTGGGTCGACTTGCCGAGGCTCTGGTCGAGCTGGCGGATGAAGCTGTCGACCATGTCGTGATAGCGGCTGAAGCCGTTGCCGAGCTGCTCGACCATCCCCTTGAGATCGTCGTCGACCTTCTCGAAGCGTTCCCGGTAGTTGTCCCAGATGGCGCGGGTCTGCGAGGTGGTGTCGCTGAGCGATTGGCTGAAGGAGGAGAGCTGCTTCAGCGCCTGGACGGTCGCCTCGTTGCTCTCCTGGATCCGCTTCGACATGGTGAAGAGGTCCTGCGAGGCGGCGGTGAGGGGGGTGCTGGCGTTGGCGAGTTGCTCCGTCGTGGTACGGAAGTCGGCCAGGAGGGTTCGGAGGCCGTCGACGGTGCCGCCGAAGAGCTCCAGGTTCGTCTTCATCTTCGACTCCATCGTCGAGAAGCTCTCCGTGAGGGCGACGATCTTCCCGGTGAGGGGGTTCAGCGAGCCCTCGAGCTGCTGGGCGGTGTTCTTGAAGCTCTGCTCGACGCGGCCCGCGCCGTCGGCCATCCGCTCGTAGACGTGGGTGGAGGCCTTCGTCATCTCCTCGTCGAAGCGTTTCGCCGAGTCGGAGAGCATCGCGCCCATCCCCTCGACCGAGGCGCGGGTCGACTCGAGGCCCCGGATGAGGACGGCGATCTCTTCCGTCGCCGCGCCGACCAGCTGGGAGCGGAACTCCTTCACCATCGACTGGACGGCCTCGCGGGAGATGTCGGTGATCCGGTTCGCGACCGCCTCGACCTTCTCGGCGAGGGGATCGACGAGGCGGATGAGGCTGAAGGCGAGCTTCGTCTCGATCCCCTTGCTGATCTCGTCGGGGAGGCGCTTCAGGACTTCGGTCTGCTTCGCCGTCTCGTCGGCGCGCTCGGCGAGGAGCATCTCGGGGGAGACGCAGGGGATCAGCTCGTTCAGGGAGCGGCAGAACGCGCCGGTCTGGAGGGAGAAGTCGTGGAAGATCTCGCGGATCTGCCAGGAGAAGAGCATCGAGCTGCCGAGGCCGGCGATCGAGTTGATGAACTTGAAGGAGGCGGCGGAGAGGAGGTTCTGGAGGATGCCGACGAGTTTGTCCGGTTCCTGGTCCATCGCCATGCTGGCGACGTAGAGGGCGGCGACGAGGCCGAAGAAGGTGCAGAGAAGGCCGATGCCGAGGAGGTAGCCGGGGAAGGCGACGTAGAAGCGGAGGTTGACCCCGGCGTGGTTCAGCAGGTTCTCGTTGAAGTAGTATTCCGACTCCCGCGTGCGGCGGATCGGCTTCCCGTGGCCGGGCGGGACGAGGTGGTCCCAGAAGTTCTGCCACTCGGGCCCCAGGAGGGGGTTCTTGCGGAGCTCCTCGTACAGGGCGTCGGCGTTCTCGGTGAACTCCTCCGGGGAGTCGAAACGCTTGATCGTCCCCTTCGCCCGGGCAAGGGCCATCGAGGCCTCATGGACGAGGCGGAACCGGAGCCACGCCCACATGCCGACGGCAAAGAGGAAAATGCCGGTGGCGAGGCACCACGTCACCTCGGGCCGGATGAAAAAGGAGAGGAATCGTTCCAGCGCGCCGCTGCGGACGGGCTCGACCTGGGCCAGAAATCCGGCGATGTCGCAGTGAAATGACATTGAAGGACTTGTATAGGCGATTATTTACGTAGGAAAAGAAAAAAGTATTTCCTGGCCGGAAGCGAATCTCCAAAAAGTGAAAATAAGAATATGTTTCCTATTGACTTTATAGACCTATAGAATAGTATCGGTTTTAGAACGCAGAAAATCGGACCCTGCCCCTTCGTCATTTTGTAGAAACCACCCCCTCCACCCCAACCTCCATGAAAACGACCTCCACCTCATTGATTCGCCTCTTCACCGGGGCTCTTCTCGCGACGAGCCTCGTGGCTTCCTCGGC from Verrucomicrobium sp. GAS474 encodes the following:
- a CDS encoding OmpA family protein, which produces MQSRFNQRIRPSHLDAEEENYFISLSDLMVGLLFIFLILFTFFALRMSVFQLQNSDLKGINETLNAKQVALQEEVAKLEKTRQENLLAQQQIVIAQGQITTAQQQLTAIQEKLAASQESIRQLRTAQDILTNSDRIRAELLRKIQSEAAKKNIVIQVDEERGVLHLPNELLFDVGQAVLKPKGEDVIRQVSTIIKTILQNSPVTSRLDSIYIEGHTDNQPIHTPEFPDNWYLSTARALTTYRTIIATEPDLGKLLSSHDQSLLGISGYGEYRPIGDNNAEDGRKLNRRIDIRFVLAAPKFFAMPPISLPGSPAAPSASGGTGGSANPGSPGGSGPAAPPLPPQGAIETGNGSATTASLPSGNGATGNP